One window from the genome of Musa acuminata AAA Group cultivar baxijiao chromosome BXJ1-4, Cavendish_Baxijiao_AAA, whole genome shotgun sequence encodes:
- the LOC103982103 gene encoding squamosa promoter-binding protein 1, which produces MEHRRPSADPQKKSGREKAKKEVQGDGDEEGEEVAPGGRIGEDKKRRPCSSAASKRGSGGGGGSGGASPPCCQAEKCTADLAEAKRYYRRHKVCEAHSKAAVVIVAGLRQRFCQQCSRFHELSEFDDSKRSCRRRLAGHNERRRKNTTSETQGERLKPLQASRPRWEDSDE; this is translated from the exons ATGGAGCACCGACGGCCGTCGGCAGACCCGCAGAAGAAAAGCGGGAGGGAGAAGGCGAAGAAGGAGGTGCAGGGGGACGGGGACGAGGAAGGCGAGGAGGTGGCCCCCGGTGGGAGGATTGGGGAAGACAAGAAGCGGAGGCCATGCTCTTCTGCCGCGTCGAAGAGGGGATcgggcggcggcggtggcagcgGGGGCGCGTCTCCTCCTTGCTGCCAGGCCGAGAAGTGCACGGCCGATCTGGCGGAGGCGAAGCGATACTACCGACGGCATAAGGTCTGCGAGGCGCACTCCAAGGCCGCCGTGGTCATCGTCGCCGGCCTGCGACAGAGGTTCTGCCAGCAATGCAGCAG ATTCCATGAGTTATCAGAGTTCGATGACTCCAAGAGGAGTTGTCGCCGGCGTTTGGCTGGCCACAACGAGCGGCGCCGGAAGAATACTACTTCGGAGACCCAGGGAGAACGGCTGAAGCCGCTGCAGGCAAGCAGACCAAGGTGGGAGGATTCAGACGAGTGA
- the LOC103982102 gene encoding zinc finger CCCH domain-containing protein 2-like, whose product MANIVCADQRHHLLCEKKALSDLDLPHRKLLQRPRLSVLLPEVEDDSGDGAVDEVVDVYSSDEFRMYEFKVRRCMRGRSHDWTDCPFAHPGEKARRRDPRRYHYSGAVCPEFRRSGSCPRGDACELAHGVFECWLHPARYRTMPCKDGRRCRRKICFFAHFPRQLRILPSHKDDETNYSQSCYGFCSANDNSAAASGFSPTSTLMSFSPPISPSAGEMHYDSKQMNFGLINRYIGNNTGRVIDYDVVCEELMNSLDAMELSASPATSPAAAAPTDARGEWAVKGGNSSSSMCWPDLEWVNELLM is encoded by the coding sequence ATGGCCAACATCGTATGTGCTGATCAGCGGCACCACCTGTTGTGCGAGAAGAAAGCTCTGTCGGATCTCGACCTGCCTCACAGAAAGCTCCTGCAGCGGCCGCGCCTCTCTGTCCTGCTCCCGGAGGTGGAGGACGACAGCGGCGACGGGGCGGTAGATGAGGTGGTGGACGTGTACTCGAGCGACGAGTTCCGGATGTACGAGTTCAAGGTGCGGCGGTGCATGCGCGGACGGAGCCACGACTGGACTGACTGCCCCTTCGCGCATCCGGGAGAGAAGGCCCGCCGCCGTGACCCCCGGCGATACCACTACTCCGGCGCCGTCTGCCCCGAGTTCCGCCGATCCGGATCGTGCCCCCGGGGGGACGCCTGTGAGCTCGCCCACGGCGTCTTCGAGTGCTGGCTCCATCCGGCGAGGTACCGCACCATGCCGTGCAAGGATGGGCGTCGGTGCCGCCGCAAGATCTGCTTCTTCGCGCATTTCCCGCGGCAGCTTCGTATCCTCCCCTCCCACAAAGATGACGAGACGAACTACTCACAATCCTGCTATGGTTTTTGCTCAGCCAATGACAACTCAGCTGCCGCCTCTGGCTTCTCTCCCACATCGACGCTGATGAGTTTTTCTCCACCCATCTCTCCCTCTGCCGGAGAAATGCACTACGATAGCAAGCAGATGAATTTTGGATTAATCAATAGGTATATTGGTAATAATACGGGTCGTGTTATAGATTATGACGTTGTGTGTGAAGAGTTGATGAATTCGTTGGACGCCATGGAACTTTCGGCATCACCAGCGACCAGTCCTGCCGCTGCCGCACCCACGGACGCCAGGGGTGAGTGGGCGGTGAAAGGCGGCAATAGCAGCAGCAGTATGTGTTGGCCAGATCTGGAATGGGTGAACGAGCTGCTGATGTAG